The following are encoded in a window of Diorhabda sublineata isolate icDioSubl1.1 chromosome 3, icDioSubl1.1, whole genome shotgun sequence genomic DNA:
- the LOC130441868 gene encoding retinoic acid receptor RXR-alpha-B isoform X1, whose product MIKKEKPMMSVAAIIQGQAEHWSRTLAGFGNSHVSLALSIDPNLSMGTLGPQSPLEIKPDASTLNQFSPQGPNSPGSFNLGHGNLLSPAGSQKANSPYPPNHPLSGSKHLCSICGDRASGKHYGVYSCEGCKGFFKRTVRKDLSYACREEKNCIIDKRQRNRCQYCRYQKCLAMGMKREAVQEERQRTKDRDTSEVESTSNIQTEMPIERLLEAERRVEANDPAGSLDNTNICQATNKQLLQLVEWAKLIPHFTLLPVSDQVLLLRAGWNELLIAAFSHRSIQAQEGIVLATGLIVNKTTAHSVGVGNIYDRVLSELVNKMKEMKMDKTELGCLRAIILYNPDVRGLKSVQEVEILREKIYGVLEEYTRTTHPNEPGRFAKLLLRLPALRSIGLKCLEHLFFFRLIGEVSIDTFLMEMLENTSDL is encoded by the exons caCTTAGCATCGACCCGAATCTTTCTATGGGTACTTTAGGACCGCAATCTCCGCTAGAAATCAAACCAGACGCATCTACGTTAAACCAATTTAGCCCTCAAGGACCAAACAGTCCGGGATCTTTCAACCTTGGCCATGGTAATTTACTGAGTCCCGCAGGATCACAGAAAGCTAACTCGCCATATCCTCCCAACCATCCCTTAAGCGGTTCTAAACACTTGTGTTCAATATGTGGAGATAGAGCTAGTGGGAAACATTACGGAGTGTACAG ttGCGAAGGATGTAAAGGATTTTTCAAAAGAACTGTGAGGAAGGATTTATCGTATGCCTGTagggaagaaaaaaattgtataatcgATAAAAGACAAAGAAACAG GTGTCAGTATTGTCGATATCAAAAATGTCTTGCAATGGGCATGAAGAGAGAGGCTGTGCAGGAAGAAAGACAAAGAACAAAAGATAGAGATACATCGGAAGTAGAATCCACTTCAAATATTCAAACAGAGATGCCTATAGAAAGGCTCCTAGAAGCAGAAAGAAGAGTTGAGGCTAACGATCCGGCCGGTTCACTTGat aatacgAATATCTGTCAAGCTACAAATAAGCAACTATTGCAACTAGTCGAATGGGCCAAACTTATACCACACTTTACCTTACTTCCAGTTTCAGATCAAGTGCTGTTGTTACGAGCGGGATGGAATGAACTTTTGATAGCCGCGTTTTCCCACAGATCTATACAAGCTCAAGAAGGGATCGTTTTAGCTACAGGACTTATAGTTAATAA GACAACTGCTCATTCCGTAGGGGTTGGTAATATCTACGATAGGGTATTATCAGAActtgtaaataaaatgaaagaaatgaaaatggaCAAAACAGAATTGGGATGTCTTAGAGCCATAATACTTTACAATCCTG ACGTACGTGGTTTGAAATCAGTACAAGAAGTAGAAATATTAAGAGAGAAAATTTATGGTGTACTGGAGGAATATACTCGTACCACACATCCAAACGAACCTGGAAGGTTTGCAAAACTATTACTTCGTTTACCAGCACTGAGATCGATAGGACTTAAATGTTTGGAACATTTATTCTTCTTCAG gcTAATTGGAGAAGTATCTATCGATACTTTTTTAATGGAAATGCTGGAAAATACTTCGGATTTATAA
- the LOC130441868 gene encoding retinoic acid receptor RXR isoform X2, giving the protein MDSNDRALSIDPNLSMGTLGPQSPLEIKPDASTLNQFSPQGPNSPGSFNLGHGNLLSPAGSQKANSPYPPNHPLSGSKHLCSICGDRASGKHYGVYSCEGCKGFFKRTVRKDLSYACREEKNCIIDKRQRNRCQYCRYQKCLAMGMKREAVQEERQRTKDRDTSEVESTSNIQTEMPIERLLEAERRVEANDPAGSLDNTNICQATNKQLLQLVEWAKLIPHFTLLPVSDQVLLLRAGWNELLIAAFSHRSIQAQEGIVLATGLIVNKTTAHSVGVGNIYDRVLSELVNKMKEMKMDKTELGCLRAIILYNPDVRGLKSVQEVEILREKIYGVLEEYTRTTHPNEPGRFAKLLLRLPALRSIGLKCLEHLFFFRLIGEVSIDTFLMEMLENTSDL; this is encoded by the exons caCTTAGCATCGACCCGAATCTTTCTATGGGTACTTTAGGACCGCAATCTCCGCTAGAAATCAAACCAGACGCATCTACGTTAAACCAATTTAGCCCTCAAGGACCAAACAGTCCGGGATCTTTCAACCTTGGCCATGGTAATTTACTGAGTCCCGCAGGATCACAGAAAGCTAACTCGCCATATCCTCCCAACCATCCCTTAAGCGGTTCTAAACACTTGTGTTCAATATGTGGAGATAGAGCTAGTGGGAAACATTACGGAGTGTACAG ttGCGAAGGATGTAAAGGATTTTTCAAAAGAACTGTGAGGAAGGATTTATCGTATGCCTGTagggaagaaaaaaattgtataatcgATAAAAGACAAAGAAACAG GTGTCAGTATTGTCGATATCAAAAATGTCTTGCAATGGGCATGAAGAGAGAGGCTGTGCAGGAAGAAAGACAAAGAACAAAAGATAGAGATACATCGGAAGTAGAATCCACTTCAAATATTCAAACAGAGATGCCTATAGAAAGGCTCCTAGAAGCAGAAAGAAGAGTTGAGGCTAACGATCCGGCCGGTTCACTTGat aatacgAATATCTGTCAAGCTACAAATAAGCAACTATTGCAACTAGTCGAATGGGCCAAACTTATACCACACTTTACCTTACTTCCAGTTTCAGATCAAGTGCTGTTGTTACGAGCGGGATGGAATGAACTTTTGATAGCCGCGTTTTCCCACAGATCTATACAAGCTCAAGAAGGGATCGTTTTAGCTACAGGACTTATAGTTAATAA GACAACTGCTCATTCCGTAGGGGTTGGTAATATCTACGATAGGGTATTATCAGAActtgtaaataaaatgaaagaaatgaaaatggaCAAAACAGAATTGGGATGTCTTAGAGCCATAATACTTTACAATCCTG ACGTACGTGGTTTGAAATCAGTACAAGAAGTAGAAATATTAAGAGAGAAAATTTATGGTGTACTGGAGGAATATACTCGTACCACACATCCAAACGAACCTGGAAGGTTTGCAAAACTATTACTTCGTTTACCAGCACTGAGATCGATAGGACTTAAATGTTTGGAACATTTATTCTTCTTCAG gcTAATTGGAGAAGTATCTATCGATACTTTTTTAATGGAAATGCTGGAAAATACTTCGGATTTATAA